The following are encoded in a window of Streptomyces sp. SAT1 genomic DNA:
- a CDS encoding RICIN domain-containing protein, with product MDITYNAYLGLYIGEPQAVDQSGGAPQQFYATDDLASQKWRLIGDTGGHTTASWYRWFLDPANRTSSAVVGKSFRSYCSFGCSGGSSGEYVNVTIGSSAPTAPLDTSRAYRVSSGGGRVLAQVTGGSAATSEASANGSALQPWIFTGNGDGSYRVANASTGGLLGVDSSATAQRAWGTRPTVTPAGPGGATVGQQWWVVPGTAADGRANGTYRLVNRYSGLVVGLSGESARPAETTPARFWNAGGGVGGTRTGAEQTLTLTPTGAAQAPLEGTHTLTTGQKVLESPGRSTTAGTALGIWTPNGGDHQKWRFTRQDDGSYELVNLASGLCADVESGSTASGARVIQWTCTGGTNQRWRVGAAADGTSTVASVRSGLLLTAGSTADGAAVTQRPAADSPLQRWLIG from the coding sequence ATGGACATCACCTACAACGCCTATCTGGGCCTGTACATAGGAGAGCCCCAGGCGGTCGACCAGAGCGGCGGCGCGCCGCAGCAGTTCTACGCCACCGACGACCTGGCCTCGCAGAAGTGGCGGCTGATCGGTGACACCGGCGGGCACACCACCGCCTCCTGGTACCGCTGGTTCCTGGACCCGGCGAACCGGACCAGTTCGGCGGTGGTCGGCAAGTCGTTCCGCTCCTACTGCTCCTTCGGCTGCTCGGGCGGCTCGTCCGGCGAGTACGTGAACGTCACCATCGGCTCCTCGGCGCCGACCGCTCCCCTGGACACGAGCCGCGCCTACCGTGTCTCCAGCGGCGGCGGCCGGGTCCTCGCGCAGGTCACCGGGGGCTCCGCGGCCACCTCCGAGGCGAGCGCGAACGGTTCCGCCCTCCAGCCGTGGATCTTCACCGGCAACGGCGACGGCTCGTACCGCGTCGCCAACGCGTCCACCGGCGGCCTGCTGGGCGTGGACTCCTCCGCCACCGCGCAGCGCGCCTGGGGCACCCGGCCCACCGTCACCCCGGCGGGACCGGGCGGCGCCACCGTGGGACAGCAGTGGTGGGTCGTGCCCGGCACCGCGGCGGACGGCCGGGCGAACGGCACGTACCGGCTGGTCAACCGCTACAGCGGTCTGGTGGTCGGTCTGTCGGGCGAGTCGGCGCGGCCCGCCGAGACCACCCCGGCCCGCTTCTGGAACGCCGGCGGCGGGGTCGGCGGCACGCGCACCGGGGCCGAGCAGACGCTGACGCTCACGCCGACCGGGGCGGCCCAGGCGCCGCTGGAGGGCACACACACCCTCACCACCGGCCAGAAGGTGCTGGAGAGCCCCGGCCGCAGCACCACCGCGGGCACGGCGCTCGGCATCTGGACGCCGAACGGCGGCGACCACCAGAAGTGGCGGTTCACCCGGCAGGACGACGGCTCCTACGAGCTGGTCAACCTCGCCTCGGGGCTGTGCGCCGACGTGGAGAGCGGTTCCACCGCCTCCGGCGCCCGGGTGATCCAGTGGACCTGCACCGGCGGCACCAACCAGCGCTGGAGGGTCGGTGCCGCGGCGGACGGCACCTCCACCGTGGCCTCGGTGCGCAGCGGGCTGCTGCTGACCGCCGGTTCGACGGCCGACGGCGCCGCGGTGACGCAGCGCCCCGCGGCGGACTCACCGCTCCAGCGGTGGCTGATCGGCTGA
- a CDS encoding PRC-barrel domain-containing protein translates to MIRSADLREWRNHDVVDQEGHKIGALEAVYVDTGTDEPAMVTVRAGLPTRQRLFFVPVDDAVVGPDYLKVAQPKGLVKKAPSIGTDDVLPAEQEAAIFQHYDLPYRPGVGGERRLARR, encoded by the coding sequence ATGATTCGTTCAGCGGACCTCCGCGAATGGCGCAACCACGACGTGGTCGACCAGGAGGGTCACAAGATCGGCGCGCTGGAAGCGGTCTATGTGGACACCGGCACCGACGAGCCGGCCATGGTGACCGTCCGCGCGGGGCTGCCCACCCGGCAGCGCCTGTTCTTCGTCCCGGTCGACGACGCGGTCGTGGGGCCCGACTACCTGAAGGTGGCCCAGCCCAAGGGGCTGGTCAAGAAGGCCCCCTCCATCGGCACGGACGACGTGCTGCCCGCCGAGCAGGAGGCCGCGATCTTCCAGCACTACGACCTGCCCTACCGCCCCGGCGTCGGCGGAGAGCGGCGGCTCGCCCGCCGCTGA